One genomic window of Sphingobacterium oryzagri includes the following:
- a CDS encoding SPFH domain-containing protein: MEKIVKPTSGYAALGVALLAFLLAIFTFYVAVTNQNGALVLVIALLMAIVIIILKGIIIVHPNHSRVLNFFGNYVGTIKANGLFFINPLYSATRMSLRSENLQGQTLKVNDRLGNPIEIAAVIVWKIGNTYKAAYDVERIFDYVRAQSEAAVRHLAVSFAYDDLEDDSAEITLRNGGDEVNRILENELTERLERAGIVVEEARISHLAYAAEIAGAMLQRQQAAAIVAARAKIVDGAVGMVDMALKKLSAENIVELDDERKAAMVSNLMVVLCGEKAAQPIVNAGTLYN; encoded by the coding sequence ATGGAAAAAATTGTTAAACCAACCTCCGGCTATGCAGCACTAGGTGTTGCGCTATTAGCATTTCTTTTGGCTATTTTCACGTTTTATGTTGCCGTAACCAATCAAAACGGTGCGCTTGTGCTCGTCATTGCGCTGTTAATGGCGATTGTGATTATTATCCTGAAGGGTATTATTATTGTTCATCCTAACCATTCGCGGGTACTCAATTTTTTTGGTAACTATGTAGGCACAATCAAGGCAAACGGTTTATTCTTTATCAATCCGCTGTACTCCGCAACGCGAATGTCTTTACGTTCGGAAAACTTACAAGGGCAAACGCTTAAAGTCAACGATCGATTGGGCAATCCGATAGAGATTGCGGCCGTAATCGTTTGGAAAATTGGTAATACGTATAAAGCAGCGTATGATGTCGAGCGGATATTTGATTATGTAAGGGCCCAAAGTGAAGCCGCCGTCAGGCATTTGGCCGTGAGTTTTGCCTACGACGATCTGGAAGACGACTCTGCGGAGATTACGCTGCGCAATGGGGGAGATGAAGTGAACCGTATCCTGGAAAACGAATTGACGGAACGATTGGAGCGCGCAGGTATTGTGGTAGAAGAGGCGCGAATCAGCCATTTGGCGTACGCGGCGGAAATAGCAGGAGCGATGTTACAACGGCAACAGGCCGCTGCCATTGTCGCTGCGCGTGCAAAGATCGTAGATGGGGCAGTAGGCATGGTTGATATGGCGCTAAAAAAGTTATCGGCAGAAAATATTGTTGAGCTGGACGACGAGCGTAAAGCTGCGATGGTAAGCAATCTTATGGTCGTGCTATGTGGAGAGAAGGCGGCGCAGCCGATAGTCAACGCTGGAACTTTATATAATTAA
- a CDS encoding TA system antitoxin ParD family protein, with the protein MKKNFVVRIDEAMYKKLEAWAHDEFRSVNGQIEYLINQGLIKTGRSKERGFKDDVADQDARIDEE; encoded by the coding sequence ATGAAGAAGAATTTTGTGGTGCGTATAGATGAAGCGATGTATAAAAAGCTAGAGGCTTGGGCACACGACGAGTTTCGTAGTGTGAACGGTCAGATCGAATACCTGATTAACCAGGGATTGATTAAAACTGGCAGATCAAAAGAGCGAGGTTTCAAAGACGATGTAGCAGACCAGGATGCTCGTATCGATGAAGAATAG
- the rplI gene encoding 50S ribosomal protein L9 yields MEIILKQDIKHLGEKDDLVVVKPGYGRNYLIPQGFAILATSSAKKVLAENIKQAQFKQEKIKKDATELAGKLESVKLSIGAKAGESGKIFGKVNSIQIAEALKAQGYDVDRRRITFEVEPKNLGEYVANLNLHKEVKVQVPFEVVAE; encoded by the coding sequence ATGGAAATTATATTAAAACAAGATATTAAGCACCTTGGCGAGAAAGACGATTTAGTGGTTGTAAAGCCAGGTTACGGTCGTAACTACTTAATTCCTCAAGGATTTGCTATTTTAGCGACTTCTTCTGCTAAGAAAGTGTTGGCTGAGAACATCAAACAAGCACAGTTCAAGCAAGAGAAAATCAAAAAAGATGCTACAGAATTAGCTGGTAAATTAGAAAGCGTAAAACTTTCTATCGGTGCTAAAGCTGGTGAGTCAGGTAAAATCTTCGGTAAAGTAAACAGCATTCAGATCGCTGAAGCGTTGAAAGCTCAAGGTTATGACGTTGACCGTCGTCGCATCACTTTCGAAGTAGAGCCTAAAAACTTAGGTGAATACGTGGCTAACTTAAACTTACACAAAGAAGTGAAAGTTCAAGTTCCTTTCGAAGTAGTAGCTGAGTAA
- the rpsR gene encoding 30S ribosomal protein S18, protein MANENIQYVTAPKVEDNRKKYCRFKKNGIKYIDYKDANFLMKFVNDQGKILPRRLTGTSLKFQRKVAQAVKRARIVGLLPYVADSLK, encoded by the coding sequence ATGGCAAACGAAAACATCCAATACGTAACTGCTCCTAAAGTAGAGGACAACCGTAAAAAATACTGTCGTTTCAAAAAGAACGGAATCAAGTACATCGATTACAAAGACGCAAACTTCTTAATGAAATTTGTGAACGATCAAGGTAAAATTTTACCTCGCCGTCTTACCGGTACATCGTTGAAATTCCAACGTAAAGTTGCGCAAGCGGTTAAACGTGCGCGTATCGTTGGTCTATTACCTTACGTAGCTGATTCATTAAAATAA
- the rpsF gene encoding 30S ribosomal protein S6: protein MQQYESVIILTPLLSDEAAKETIAKFKAIITEGGAEIVAEDNWGLKKLAYPIQKKTTGFYHLTEFKAPGELIKKLELEYKRDERVMRFLTIALDKHAIAYSEKKRSGAFNKKAETKTEEVAN from the coding sequence ATGCAACAGTACGAATCTGTCATCATTCTTACCCCGTTGCTTTCTGATGAGGCTGCGAAAGAAACAATCGCAAAATTCAAAGCTATCATTACAGAAGGCGGAGCCGAAATTGTCGCTGAAGACAATTGGGGTTTGAAAAAATTAGCGTATCCAATCCAGAAAAAAACTACTGGATTTTATCACTTAACTGAATTCAAGGCTCCGGGTGAATTAATCAAAAAGTTAGAGCTTGAGTACAAACGTGATGAGCGTGTAATGCGTTTCTTAACTATTGCTCTTGACAAACATGCCATTGCTTACAGTGAGAAAAAACGTAGCGGTGCATTCAACAAAAAAGCGGAAACTAAAACTGAGGAGGTAGCAAACTAA
- a CDS encoding YchJ family protein, translating to MEHCPCGSGKPYYACCKLVHQALAAAQTPEQLMRARYAAFSLGLIDFLYDSFHPDTRRFQRKVDIQRWAHENKWMQLEVREASAQTVTFKAHFLDAQLQPTVHHEKSTFKKFQGKWYYYDGRLLD from the coding sequence ATGGAACATTGTCCTTGCGGATCAGGCAAGCCATATTACGCCTGTTGCAAATTGGTGCATCAAGCGCTTGCGGCAGCACAAACGCCCGAACAGCTGATGCGTGCGCGCTATGCAGCATTCAGCCTGGGTTTGATCGATTTTTTATACGACAGCTTCCATCCCGATACACGTCGCTTCCAGCGCAAAGTAGATATTCAACGCTGGGCCCATGAAAATAAGTGGATGCAACTCGAGGTACGAGAAGCTAGCGCGCAAACGGTCACATTTAAAGCACATTTCCTTGATGCGCAGTTGCAGCCAACCGTACACCATGAAAAATCGACATTCAAGAAATTTCAGGGAAAATGGTACTATTACGACGGTCGTTTGCTGGACTAA
- a CDS encoding cupin-like domain-containing protein, giving the protein MLLSEVDTVENISKERFLKHYFRPQKPVLIKGLAKSWDAYDKWSLDYIYEQAGDQEVGLYDNKPADPNKATNEPVTTMKMRDYIKLIKSQPSDLRIFFYIITDKLPELLKNFSYPDLGFKYFKRIPTLFFGGSEARVLMHYDVDLGDLLHFQFEGKKRVLLFAPEQAPFLYKVPLSVHTVYNIDYENPDYKLFPALAQAKGYEIFMEHGDALFMPSGYWHFNRYLEAGFSVTLRSFPNSPIRLVNMLREVFVMRYTDKILRKLFKKKWVDYKQKRAFKQSEAALAKQKHKTS; this is encoded by the coding sequence ATGCTTTTATCGGAAGTCGATACCGTCGAAAATATCAGTAAAGAGCGCTTTTTAAAGCACTATTTCCGCCCGCAGAAGCCTGTATTAATCAAAGGTCTTGCAAAAAGTTGGGATGCTTACGACAAATGGAGCCTCGATTACATTTATGAACAAGCCGGCGACCAGGAAGTTGGTCTTTATGATAATAAACCCGCCGATCCCAACAAAGCGACGAACGAACCAGTCACCACGATGAAGATGCGTGATTATATTAAATTGATCAAATCACAACCTTCTGATCTTCGTATTTTCTTTTATATCATCACGGATAAGTTGCCGGAGCTTTTGAAAAACTTTTCTTACCCAGACTTGGGCTTCAAATACTTCAAACGTATCCCTACCTTATTTTTTGGCGGCAGTGAAGCAAGAGTCCTGATGCACTACGATGTCGATCTGGGTGATCTGCTGCACTTTCAGTTTGAAGGAAAAAAAAGAGTGTTACTTTTTGCACCTGAACAAGCCCCCTTTCTGTATAAAGTTCCGCTATCGGTGCACACCGTTTATAATATAGATTATGAAAATCCTGATTATAAACTTTTCCCGGCGCTAGCACAGGCAAAAGGCTATGAAATTTTTATGGAGCATGGCGATGCTTTGTTTATGCCCAGCGGCTATTGGCATTTCAATCGCTATCTGGAAGCCGGCTTTTCCGTCACCCTACGCTCCTTCCCTAACTCGCCCATACGGTTAGTCAATATGTTGCGCGAAGTTTTTGTGATGCGTTATACGGATAAGATCCTGCGTAAGCTTTTCAAAAAGAAGTGGGTAGATTACAAGCAAAAGCGCGCCTTTAAGCAGAGTGAAGCAGCACTGGCGAAACAAAAGCATAAAACCAGTTAA